The DNA region CAAGTAAAAGTGCAATTAAGTAATAAAACGCTCAATGTAGCTAAACTACCAAGAGGTATTTATGTTTTAAGAATAGCTACTTCCGAAGGATCTATAGAGCAAAAAGTAGTATTAGAATAAAAAATAACAAATAAATAATATAAAGCCTCGATTACTGTCGGGGCTTTTTTATTATATTTCGACGAGAATAAATAAATATGTCAAAAAAGAGATTTAAGTACAAGAAGAAGGGTAATGTAGTGAAGGATTTATCTGCAAAAATTTTAAAAACATTAAATAAAAATTCCAAACAATCTTTCAATTACAAACAGATTGCAGCGAAATTAGATATTACAGATGCTAACGGAAGACAACAAATTATACAAAAATTAGAAAGTTTAAAGCATAAAGAACGTATAAAAGAAACGGCTAAAGGTAAATATCAAATTATACAAAACGAACATTATCATATTGGTATTTTAGATGTTACTTCCAATAAAAATGCTTATTTTATTTCTGATACTTTAGAGTATGATGCTTTTATTCCAACCATAAATCTAAATAGAGGTTTGGATGGTGATACCGTAAAAGTTTATGTGTATAAAAGAAGAAATAATGATCGTTACGAAGGTGAAGTTATCGAAATTATAGAACGTGCAAAAACAGAGTTTGTTGGGGTTTTACAGATGAGTAAAAACTTTGGATTTGTAGTACCTGATAACAATAAAATGTATGCTGATATTTTTATATCAAAAAATAATATTGATGGTGCGGAAAACGGAGATAAAGTATTAGCAAAACTTACAGATTGGCCTGATAATTCTAAAAATCCATTTGGTAAAATTTTAAATGTTTTAGGTAAGCCCGGAGAACATGATACAGAAATACATTCCATTTTATTAGAATATGGTTTACCTTATCAATTTCCTGAAAAGGTTGAGAATGATGCTAGTAAGTTGGTTACGAAGGTCAATGAAAAAGATGTTTCGGAACGCAGAGACATGCGTAAAACCTTAACTTTTACTATAGACCCAAAGGACGCTAAAGATTTTGATGATGCTTTATCTTTTAAAGTATTAGAAAACGGTAATTATGAAATAGGTATCCATATTGCAGATGTATCCCACTATGTACATCCTAATACTATATTAGATGATGAAGCTTACAGCAGGGCAACTTCCGTTTATTTAGTAGATAGAGTAGTACCAATGTTACCAGAAATATTGTCAAATGGCGTATGTTCTTTACGTCCTAATGAAGAAAAATTAACCTTTTCGGCAGTTTTTGAAATGGATGAAAAGGCTCATATTATCAATCAATGGTTTGGTAGAACAGTTACCTATTCCGACCAACGGTTTGCATATGAAGAAGCACAACATATTATAGAAAGTGGTGAAGATACAATTCCTAAAGAAATTTCTATAACAGGTAATAGCTATTCAGTAGATAATGAAATAGTAAATGCTACTTTAAAACTAGATGAACTTGCAAAAAAATTAAGAAAAAGACGTTTGCAACAAGGGGCAATTACTTTTGATAGAGTAGAAGTAAAATTTAATTTAAATAAAAATGCAGAACCTGTTGGAGTTTATTTTAAAGAATCTAAAGATGCAAATAAACTCATTGAAGAATTTATGCTCTTAGCTAATAGAAAAGTAGCTGAATTTATAGGTAAAAAGAAAAACGGAACTCCAACAAAAAACACTTTTATTTATAGAATACACGATGAACCGGACACCGAAAAACTAGCAGGACTTCAGCAAATTATAAACAAGTTTGGGTATAAAATAAATACTCAGACCAAAGAAACTACTTCTGATTCCTTAAATAAATTATTGAATGATGTTAATGGTAAACCTGAATCTAATATGATTGAAACCTTAACCATTCGGGCTATGAGTAAAGCTGTTTATACTACAGATAATATTGGG from Aureibaculum sp. 2308TA14-22 includes:
- the rnr gene encoding ribonuclease R, producing the protein MSKKRFKYKKKGNVVKDLSAKILKTLNKNSKQSFNYKQIAAKLDITDANGRQQIIQKLESLKHKERIKETAKGKYQIIQNEHYHIGILDVTSNKNAYFISDTLEYDAFIPTINLNRGLDGDTVKVYVYKRRNNDRYEGEVIEIIERAKTEFVGVLQMSKNFGFVVPDNNKMYADIFISKNNIDGAENGDKVLAKLTDWPDNSKNPFGKILNVLGKPGEHDTEIHSILLEYGLPYQFPEKVENDASKLVTKVNEKDVSERRDMRKTLTFTIDPKDAKDFDDALSFKVLENGNYEIGIHIADVSHYVHPNTILDDEAYSRATSVYLVDRVVPMLPEILSNGVCSLRPNEEKLTFSAVFEMDEKAHIINQWFGRTVTYSDQRFAYEEAQHIIESGEDTIPKEISITGNSYSVDNEIVNATLKLDELAKKLRKRRLQQGAITFDRVEVKFNLNKNAEPVGVYFKESKDANKLIEEFMLLANRKVAEFIGKKKNGTPTKNTFIYRIHDEPDTEKLAGLQQIINKFGYKINTQTKETTSDSLNKLLNDVNGKPESNMIETLTIRAMSKAVYTTDNIGHYGLAFDYYSHFTSPIRRYPDVMTHRLLQHYLDGGKSPDAKIYEKKCEHSSEREMLAAKAERDSTKYMQVKYMQDHQDEEFLGVISGVTEWGIYIEIIANKCEGMVRIRDIKDDYYIYDEKQYALVGQATKNLYQLGDEVTVKVKNTDLERKHLDFYLINGNGD